In Brevibacillus brevis NBRC 100599, a single genomic region encodes these proteins:
- a CDS encoding MFS transporter: MFMNATKVYMIKSFLTSLANTTMFTTYALYYIVTLGFNPFELLVIGTVLELSVLVLEGITGVVADTYSRRRSVILGMFFLGIGFAMQGIVPALDAWIPMISVFGLVLFSQVVSGLGYTFISGADTAWIVDEVGEEKIGTIFMKAKRYSLFGNLLGIALSVALATLAPNLPYLIGGLMYLGLGVFLILFMKETGFIPREREQGASHVKEMIQTWTSGAKVIRSQPILMLILFVTLFTGAASEGYDRLWEAHLIAEIGFPEFAAISMPMWFGIIAALASLLGLIVVGVVEKRLDVNNERVVLVGMFTLTGLKIAAMIAFAFSPSFSWALVALLLISVIQSLSNPLYDTWLNLNIESNVRATVLSMMGQSNALGQTAGGPAVGWIGTRFSIRASLVAAAILLAPILIVFGRALRRR; the protein is encoded by the coding sequence ATGTTCATGAATGCGACAAAAGTATATATGATCAAAAGTTTTTTGACTTCCCTGGCCAATACGACCATGTTCACGACCTATGCGCTTTACTACATTGTGACACTGGGCTTTAACCCGTTTGAATTGCTAGTGATCGGGACGGTATTGGAGTTATCCGTGTTGGTGCTTGAAGGGATAACAGGAGTCGTGGCGGATACGTACAGTCGCCGTCGCTCCGTCATTCTCGGGATGTTTTTTCTGGGAATCGGATTTGCGATGCAGGGGATTGTTCCCGCGCTTGATGCTTGGATACCGATGATTTCTGTCTTTGGTTTGGTGTTGTTTTCGCAAGTCGTCAGTGGTCTTGGGTATACGTTTATCAGTGGAGCGGATACTGCATGGATTGTAGATGAGGTCGGGGAAGAGAAGATCGGTACGATTTTCATGAAGGCCAAGCGCTACTCCTTGTTTGGGAATCTGCTCGGGATTGCACTTAGTGTGGCATTGGCAACACTCGCTCCCAATTTGCCTTACCTCATAGGTGGCCTCATGTATCTGGGGCTTGGCGTCTTTCTGATTCTGTTCATGAAGGAGACCGGATTTATTCCTCGTGAACGTGAGCAAGGTGCTTCCCACGTGAAGGAAATGATTCAGACGTGGACTTCGGGTGCCAAAGTAATTCGCAGTCAGCCGATTCTCATGCTGATCTTGTTCGTGACGCTATTTACGGGTGCAGCCTCAGAAGGGTATGACCGTTTGTGGGAAGCGCATTTGATCGCAGAAATTGGTTTTCCAGAGTTTGCTGCTATTTCGATGCCCATGTGGTTCGGGATCATTGCCGCACTTGCAAGCTTGCTCGGCCTCATCGTCGTAGGCGTTGTGGAAAAAAGATTGGATGTGAACAATGAGCGGGTTGTCCTTGTAGGCATGTTCACGTTGACGGGGCTCAAAATTGCAGCAATGATAGCTTTTGCCTTTTCTCCTAGCTTTAGCTGGGCATTAGTTGCATTGCTTTTGATCAGTGTGATCCAGTCATTGAGCAATCCGCTGTATGATACGTGGCTCAATTTAAACATTGAAAGCAATGTGCGAGCGACGGTTTTGTCGATGATGGGCCAGTCCAATGCGTTGGGACAAACGGCAGGTGGTCCGGCTGTCGGATGGATTGGGACGCGTTTTTCGATTCGCGCTTCG
- a CDS encoding Ger(x)C family spore germination protein, producing the protein MKRLRLLVYYLAVVVLLNGCGEQHVLEKLGLAVAVGYDLSKDGKLLGTTVFYQIDPEARELVTVISGTAHTSKGLTVSQNRESSKKIVGGQIRVVVYHDELARKGILSLVENLTRDASIGSNVYLTVAKGRAYDILTHRYPENSNIGIYLYQAIRQNVEGENMISSKLHEFMKDYYAIGKDPVMPYIERVENELHINQIGLFRDQKLVAEITSREGFFLKILRERYNKGELEINISLDKKRFFTVIEHISSKKQIKVLDLEKPRFSVKVNMTAQIQEMAEKIDLSKPEQLKKVQKAIELAVKKEMEHLLEKFRKQDVDPVGFGEIYNIASQRSGKKKMSKDEWREIMKRAKFDVDVKIKILRTGVIG; encoded by the coding sequence ATGAAAAGGTTACGGTTGCTCGTTTACTACTTAGCAGTGGTCGTGTTATTGAACGGCTGTGGGGAGCAGCACGTATTAGAAAAATTGGGACTGGCAGTTGCAGTGGGGTACGATCTTAGTAAAGACGGAAAGCTATTGGGTACCACGGTATTTTATCAAATTGACCCGGAGGCACGTGAGTTGGTCACCGTCATTTCGGGCACAGCGCATACGAGCAAAGGACTTACCGTTTCACAGAACAGGGAGTCTTCCAAAAAAATTGTAGGAGGTCAAATTCGCGTCGTGGTCTACCACGATGAGTTAGCTCGTAAAGGAATCCTGTCTCTTGTGGAAAACTTAACGCGTGATGCCTCCATCGGAAGCAATGTCTATTTAACAGTAGCCAAAGGAAGAGCGTATGATATTTTGACACATCGCTATCCCGAGAACAGCAACATTGGAATATACCTCTATCAAGCCATACGGCAGAATGTCGAAGGGGAGAACATGATCTCCTCGAAACTTCATGAGTTCATGAAAGATTATTATGCAATCGGGAAAGATCCCGTGATGCCTTATATCGAAAGAGTAGAGAATGAATTGCATATTAATCAAATTGGTTTATTTCGAGATCAAAAACTGGTGGCAGAGATTACATCAAGGGAGGGATTTTTCCTCAAGATATTACGGGAGCGCTACAATAAGGGTGAATTGGAAATAAACATCTCCCTCGATAAAAAGCGTTTTTTTACTGTCATTGAACATATCTCAAGCAAAAAGCAAATAAAAGTGTTGGATTTGGAGAAACCAAGATTTTCTGTGAAAGTCAATATGACAGCGCAGATTCAGGAAATGGCTGAAAAAATCGATTTATCCAAGCCTGAGCAGTTGAAAAAGGTACAAAAAGCAATCGAGCTGGCGGTTAAAAAAGAGATGGAGCATTTACTGGAAAAGTTTAGAAAGCAAGATGTAGACCCGGTAGGATTTGGGGAAATCTACAATATAGCCAGTCAAAGAAGCGGGAAAAAGAAAATGAGTAAGGATGAATGGCGGGAAATCATGAAAAGGGCGAAATTTGATGTCGATGTCAAGATCAAGATTTTACGTACAGGAGTCATTGGGTAA
- a CDS encoding YcnI family copper-binding membrane protein — MKMKKWMSSVLVAGAVLTLATAAQAHVNVYPKETTTGSYEKYTVRVPVEKDVNTTKVKVEFPAGVKVNSVQPIPGWSYEFEKDKDGVNTALVWTATAGGIKAHEFQEFTFVGANPKEEGQLAWKAYQTYANGEVVEWTGDKDSNTPASVTTIKAGVGEAGHEHGQEQKPTTAPAGEAAGAGSNNTLPLVLSGLALLISIVGLFRKKA, encoded by the coding sequence ATGAAAATGAAAAAATGGATGAGTAGTGTACTGGTAGCAGGTGCAGTTTTGACGTTGGCGACAGCAGCACAAGCACATGTGAACGTCTATCCGAAAGAGACTACTACAGGCTCCTATGAAAAATACACCGTGCGTGTTCCAGTCGAAAAAGACGTCAACACGACAAAAGTGAAGGTGGAATTCCCGGCTGGTGTTAAGGTAAATTCCGTACAACCGATTCCGGGCTGGTCCTACGAGTTCGAGAAAGATAAAGACGGTGTGAACACAGCACTTGTGTGGACAGCCACAGCAGGCGGAATCAAGGCGCATGAGTTCCAAGAGTTCACGTTTGTCGGGGCAAACCCAAAAGAAGAGGGCCAATTGGCTTGGAAGGCTTATCAGACCTATGCAAACGGCGAGGTTGTGGAATGGACAGGGGACAAGGATTCCAACACGCCAGCGTCTGTTACTACCATTAAGGCTGGTGTAGGCGAAGCAGGGCATGAGCATGGACAAGAACAAAAGCCGACAACCGCTCCTGCTGGGGAAGCGGCTGGTGCAGGCAGCAACAATACCTTGCCATTGGTACTTTCTGGTTTGGCGTTGCTGATCTCCATAGTTGGCCTGTTTAGAAAAAAAGCGTAA
- a CDS encoding alpha/beta fold hydrolase: MENRQSVQTGFLEANGARIYYEVAGEGEPLLLIHGFNLDTRLWDAQLQAFAQTYKVVRFDIRGFGKTLATDVPYTLYDDVKAVLQGLGIEKAHVAGLSFGGMVAQEFALAYPQMVNSLILVASGLFGHPRSEQRLHDVERFNQVCQRGTTEEALEMTTQMWFDGPGQPVNEQAREARNRFKEINRHAFSLPEFGVGLETLSPSPIERLEEIKAPTLVIAGGRDYPDFLQIADVLGERITGAKKVILPDSAHIPPMDQPEVFNKLVLEFLAQNIVKSS, from the coding sequence ATGGAAAACAGGCAGTCTGTACAAACCGGCTTTCTCGAAGCAAATGGCGCACGCATTTACTATGAAGTAGCAGGGGAAGGCGAACCGCTCTTATTGATCCACGGCTTCAATCTGGATACAAGGCTATGGGATGCCCAGCTGCAAGCATTTGCACAGACATATAAGGTCGTTCGCTTTGATATCCGCGGGTTCGGTAAAACACTGGCGACTGACGTTCCTTATACCTTGTACGATGATGTGAAAGCGGTTCTGCAAGGGCTTGGTATCGAAAAAGCGCATGTGGCTGGGCTTTCGTTTGGGGGAATGGTGGCGCAGGAGTTCGCCCTTGCTTATCCGCAGATGGTGAACAGCTTGATTCTGGTTGCATCCGGCTTGTTTGGTCACCCAAGAAGTGAACAAAGGCTGCACGATGTAGAACGCTTCAATCAAGTATGTCAGCGTGGCACGACAGAGGAAGCGTTGGAAATGACGACACAAATGTGGTTTGACGGTCCTGGTCAGCCGGTAAATGAGCAAGCTCGCGAAGCACGTAACCGCTTTAAAGAAATAAACAGACACGCCTTTTCGCTGCCGGAGTTTGGAGTCGGATTGGAGACTTTATCCCCATCACCAATCGAGCGCTTGGAAGAAATCAAAGCCCCGACACTCGTTATTGCAGGAGGGCGGGATTATCCTGATTTTTTACAGATCGCCGATGTGTTAGGTGAGCGGATTACAGGCGCAAAAAAAGTCATCCTGCCTGATTCAGCACATATCCCACCGATGGATCAACCAGAGGTATTCAACAAGCTTGTCCTGGAATTTCTCGCACAAAACATTGTAAAATCATCCTAA
- a CDS encoding ABC transporter substrate-binding protein, with translation MKRFKSLMIGALTAVLAVTAVGCSSSSEQEQQVLNIYSWADNFDPDVIKGFEQKFNVKVNYDVYGSNEEMLAKIQAGASGYDLIQPSDYMVGTMIQLGLLEELNKANIPNMGNIVSTFKTPPFDKENKYSLVYTWGITGIAYNKKYVKETPTSWNDLWNEAYKGRVIMLNDPREVMGMALIKNGFSNSTTNKEELEKSFADLKKVVPNVVAFDTDNIKQKMIAEEAWIGTVWSGDAAFIHAQNPDVEYVIPKEGATIWADTMAIPKGAKNKEMAEKFINYLMDPEVSVKNYESIGYSNPNEKAYPLHSEEYRANKMVFLDTADIARAEWLVDVGETLQQYDRYWTEMKSGR, from the coding sequence ATGAAACGTTTCAAGTCCTTGATGATCGGCGCTCTGACCGCCGTACTTGCGGTGACTGCTGTAGGCTGCTCATCGTCATCTGAGCAAGAGCAACAAGTATTGAATATTTACAGCTGGGCAGACAACTTCGACCCAGACGTCATCAAAGGTTTTGAGCAAAAATTCAACGTGAAGGTCAACTATGATGTATACGGCAGCAACGAAGAAATGCTGGCAAAAATTCAAGCGGGTGCATCTGGTTACGACCTGATCCAACCTTCCGACTACATGGTAGGTACCATGATTCAGCTGGGTCTCCTGGAAGAACTGAACAAAGCGAACATCCCGAACATGGGCAATATCGTGTCTACGTTCAAGACACCTCCTTTTGACAAAGAAAACAAGTATTCACTCGTATATACATGGGGAATTACCGGGATCGCTTACAACAAGAAATATGTAAAAGAAACCCCGACAAGCTGGAATGATCTGTGGAACGAAGCTTACAAGGGCCGTGTCATCATGCTGAATGACCCTCGTGAGGTTATGGGAATGGCACTGATCAAAAATGGCTTCTCCAATAGCACGACGAACAAAGAGGAACTGGAAAAGTCCTTTGCTGATTTGAAAAAAGTAGTACCGAATGTTGTTGCTTTTGATACAGACAACATCAAGCAAAAGATGATTGCGGAAGAAGCATGGATCGGAACGGTTTGGTCCGGCGACGCGGCTTTCATTCACGCACAAAATCCAGATGTAGAGTACGTCATTCCGAAAGAGGGCGCAACGATCTGGGCAGACACGATGGCAATTCCAAAGGGTGCTAAGAACAAGGAAATGGCTGAGAAGTTCATCAACTACCTGATGGACCCAGAGGTCAGTGTGAAAAACTACGAGTCTATCGGCTACAGTAACCCGAACGAAAAAGCATACCCACTGCACAGTGAAGAATACCGTGCCAACAAGATGGTCTTCCTGGATACAGCAGACATTGCCCGTGCGGAGTGGCTGGTGGATGTAGGAGAAACCTTGCAGCAATACGACCGCTACTGGACTGAAATGAAGAGCGGCAGATAA
- a CDS encoding copper resistance protein CopC has product MTYNIRQYTVVFLLAFLLVLTTGMTTAYAHAGLMSSSPQDGEVLKANPGQISARFTETLEPDLVNVRLFDWNGKEIKLERPTLQPGDASQLNANLPSDLAEGTYSVIVTVVSEDGHPISEKLTFSIGQKSAVVVPPNEQKADSSYLIMYRYLAQGIILVGGGLYLVAWAAQRHGLPSLAQLIGIGRQIGWSLAIIGLIFLWFLYDESLTTVSLTQALWQMDGNLLSQSPFAIMLLVSFALLLLIAIPNMVSGWYVGIWVLLISAQAFGGHAWGIAPVWLSILLRLLHVLTVAVWMGALVYLLLTVKAVERGQESFKKFFLQTVAVAAVLAVVTGVVMLIVQTDVMNIIQSATAWSYLLYGKIASVCLMLLLAFRQTRRWRTKNSLKPAYLRWEIVFGIIAILAGLWMSQINYPTAVTNNQAVIQTDSN; this is encoded by the coding sequence GTGACATACAACATCAGACAATATACGGTTGTGTTTTTGCTCGCCTTCTTACTTGTACTGACAACGGGTATGACAACTGCTTACGCCCACGCTGGCTTGATGAGCAGCTCCCCACAAGATGGTGAGGTACTGAAGGCGAATCCAGGACAAATATCTGCGCGGTTTACTGAAACTTTGGAGCCGGATCTTGTTAACGTGCGTCTATTTGATTGGAATGGCAAGGAAATAAAACTGGAGCGGCCGACATTGCAGCCGGGTGATGCCTCGCAGTTGAATGCGAATTTGCCGAGCGATTTGGCTGAGGGGACGTATTCGGTTATCGTGACGGTCGTTTCCGAGGACGGACATCCGATCTCAGAGAAGCTCACGTTTTCCATCGGACAAAAAAGTGCAGTGGTGGTTCCCCCAAATGAGCAAAAAGCAGATTCAAGCTACTTGATCATGTACCGCTATTTGGCGCAGGGAATTATTCTCGTCGGTGGCGGGTTGTATCTGGTAGCGTGGGCAGCACAGCGTCATGGTTTGCCTTCGCTTGCCCAGCTCATCGGGATTGGCAGACAAATCGGATGGAGTTTGGCGATCATCGGACTTATATTTTTGTGGTTCCTGTATGACGAATCGTTAACCACTGTATCACTCACGCAAGCACTATGGCAGATGGACGGGAACTTGCTCAGTCAGTCTCCGTTTGCGATCATGCTGCTGGTGTCCTTTGCCCTACTGTTATTGATTGCGATCCCCAATATGGTGTCTGGCTGGTATGTGGGAATCTGGGTTCTATTGATCAGCGCGCAAGCTTTTGGCGGTCATGCATGGGGCATTGCTCCTGTCTGGCTGTCGATTTTGCTGAGACTGTTGCATGTTTTGACGGTCGCTGTGTGGATGGGGGCACTTGTCTACTTGTTACTTACAGTCAAAGCGGTTGAACGAGGACAGGAGTCGTTCAAGAAGTTCTTTTTGCAGACAGTTGCGGTGGCGGCAGTGCTTGCCGTCGTGACGGGCGTTGTCATGCTCATCGTGCAGACGGATGTCATGAATATTATCCAGAGTGCAACAGCATGGAGTTATCTGTTATACGGAAAAATAGCAAGTGTCTGCCTCATGCTTCTTCTGGCCTTTAGGCAAACCAGACGCTGGCGGACGAAAAATTCCTTGAAGCCCGCTTACTTGCGTTGGGAGATTGTATTCGGGATTATCGCTATTCTGGCCGGACTTTGGATGAGCCAAATCAACTACCCAACTGCGGTGACAAATAATCAAGCCGTAATTCAAACAGATTCAAACTAG
- a CDS encoding spore germination protein, whose amino-acid sequence MTTNMISESVSETREKLWDHMRNPRMVFRTLSCGTNSLLLAYLPYLVDTVILQQVLLPYFERLPDEKIDPDTILGNVPVAHVTKTMDYRQVSDHLVRGWIYLQIEGMACGLLLYVARIPSRSLGEAQVETQIFGPQVSFTEDLETNLGVLQGYLSTDLLTNVTITIGKRSRTNVEVCYMEELAAPENVQTVIQRLRDLDIDGVIDSGKLVQLIDDNTFSIFPQLILTERPDHVSEALLEGKVAVFVEGSPFAIVGPSSFVDFFKSNEDLYIRWQMASFIRLLRFSALFVSLFFTATYVAALTFHYEMIPSALLVSLVKSRSKVPFPPLFEALLLEMIIEFLREAGARLPFKVGQTIGIVGGIVIGQAAVAAGFTSNILIMIVALSALASFTFPSYMMSTAVRILRFPIIVLAGIWGGFGIMLGASFLLIHILRQSSLGRPFFLPFFPFRLQDIKNSLIRFPFYSLGKRPAMTRSPDDTRVPDEARKKRPVQ is encoded by the coding sequence ATGACAACCAACATGATATCTGAATCCGTTAGCGAGACGCGAGAAAAATTATGGGATCACATGCGAAATCCGCGAATGGTGTTTCGTACCCTTTCTTGTGGAACCAATAGCTTGTTGCTAGCCTACCTACCCTATCTAGTCGATACGGTCATTCTTCAGCAGGTGTTGCTTCCCTATTTCGAAAGGTTACCTGACGAAAAGATCGATCCTGATACGATTTTGGGGAATGTTCCTGTTGCTCATGTCACCAAAACCATGGATTACAGACAAGTCAGCGATCATCTCGTGAGGGGATGGATTTACCTTCAAATAGAAGGAATGGCGTGCGGGCTTCTTCTCTACGTAGCAAGAATACCGAGTCGTTCTTTGGGAGAGGCTCAGGTCGAAACCCAGATTTTCGGTCCTCAGGTTTCTTTTACAGAAGACTTGGAAACCAATTTAGGGGTTCTACAGGGATATCTTTCAACTGATTTGCTTACCAACGTAACTATTACGATTGGGAAACGTAGCAGGACGAATGTGGAAGTATGTTACATGGAGGAACTGGCTGCTCCAGAAAATGTTCAAACCGTCATTCAGCGTTTACGCGATCTAGATATAGACGGCGTGATTGACAGTGGAAAATTGGTTCAACTGATTGATGACAATACGTTCTCTATTTTTCCGCAGTTAATCCTAACCGAACGACCTGATCATGTAAGTGAAGCCCTGTTAGAAGGAAAGGTTGCCGTGTTTGTGGAGGGAAGCCCGTTTGCTATCGTCGGTCCCAGTTCCTTCGTGGACTTTTTTAAGTCGAATGAAGATCTTTATATCCGGTGGCAAATGGCTTCCTTCATTCGATTGTTACGTTTCTCGGCCCTTTTTGTCTCTTTGTTTTTTACTGCTACTTATGTGGCTGCACTTACGTTCCATTATGAAATGATTCCATCTGCTCTCCTTGTATCGCTCGTAAAGTCTCGTTCCAAGGTACCTTTTCCCCCCTTGTTTGAAGCTTTGCTGCTTGAGATGATTATTGAATTCTTGCGGGAGGCTGGAGCGAGACTTCCTTTTAAAGTTGGACAAACGATAGGGATTGTCGGCGGTATCGTAATTGGACAGGCAGCCGTTGCAGCGGGTTTTACCAGTAACATATTGATCATGATTGTGGCGCTCAGTGCATTAGCTTCCTTTACTTTTCCTTCCTACATGATGAGTACGGCAGTACGCATCCTCCGCTTTCCGATTATCGTGTTAGCTGGGATTTGGGGAGGGTTTGGTATTATGCTAGGCGCGTCTTTTCTCTTGATACACATCCTGCGTCAATCAAGTCTGGGACGTCCGTTTTTTCTTCCCTTTTTTCCTTTTCGCTTGCAGGATATTAAAAACAGTCTGATCCGGTTTCCTTTTTACTCTCTCGGCAAGCGTCCGGCTATGACACGTTCTCCTGACGATACCCGTGTGCCTGATGAGGCCAGGAAAAAAAGACCAGTTCAGTAG
- a CDS encoding ABC transporter permease → MKTLRRNALSGYSWLMLVFLYLPILILVLYSFNDSRINATWTGFTWKWYVSLFENRQVMQALMNSLTIGVISSVIATVLGTAASLAVKHFSLRWSNIFNGLMYLPIVIPEIMMGLAMLVLFSQVQMELGKVTLILAHVTFSMPYVMVIISGRLADMGKELEEASQDLGATPWETLRYVTLPLIMPGIIAGFLMSFTLSLDDFIISFFVAGPNSTTLPLYIYGLVKRGVSPEVNALSTLLIVSTVLLVVVAEIFRRKDSKNNQSIF, encoded by the coding sequence ATGAAAACATTACGTCGAAACGCACTATCTGGATACTCATGGCTGATGCTGGTCTTTTTGTATCTGCCAATCTTGATCCTTGTCCTTTATTCGTTCAATGATTCACGGATCAACGCTACGTGGACTGGTTTTACGTGGAAGTGGTATGTTTCTTTGTTTGAAAACAGGCAGGTCATGCAAGCGCTGATGAACAGTTTGACGATTGGGGTTATCAGTAGCGTCATTGCAACGGTATTGGGTACGGCTGCTTCTCTGGCGGTCAAGCACTTTTCCCTGCGTTGGAGCAATATCTTCAACGGGTTAATGTACTTGCCGATTGTCATCCCGGAGATCATGATGGGGTTGGCTATGCTCGTGCTATTTAGTCAGGTACAGATGGAGCTGGGGAAAGTGACCCTGATCCTGGCGCATGTTACGTTTAGCATGCCCTATGTGATGGTTATTATTTCTGGACGTTTGGCTGATATGGGCAAAGAACTAGAAGAAGCGTCCCAAGATTTGGGAGCAACTCCATGGGAGACATTGCGCTATGTGACGCTGCCCCTGATCATGCCAGGGATCATCGCAGGCTTCCTGATGTCGTTTACCCTGTCGCTGGACGATTTCATTATTTCGTTCTTCGTGGCTGGTCCGAATTCGACTACATTGCCACTCTACATTTATGGGTTGGTAAAACGAGGCGTCTCGCCAGAAGTGAATGCACTCTCGACACTTTTGATCGTGAGTACCGTGCTGTTGGTTGTGGTGGCAGAGATTTTTCGCCGCAAAGACTCGAAAAATAATCAATCCATCTTTTAG
- a CDS encoding GerAB/ArcD/ProY family transporter, with protein sequence MSMSRSTFRRNTHMAISVSLALFMVHSNQVGIGIAGVQRFIYDRVQQDAWISVIIAGIMTHIAAWFMLKILAKFKDMDLYDIHQTVFGKWPARVLNFIFIVYIMGSALTILRGYIEIIQSWMFPGVPSWVLNASLLCLAIYGVTGGIRVLAGISFFSVGLTVWQLLLLVYPMQYADFHLLQPVFHHDLVELMDGAKKMSFSIIGFEIILFIYPFVKEKEMLPRYVHGGLFMTTFLYVAVMLVTLLYFQGEQLQHLIWATLMMMKIVEFPFLERFEFVSISLWMLIMLDNLLMNLWVAMRGVHHISGVKERMALIGIVGVMFFASNFLETRQSINLITDIFGGVGFYIIFIYPIVLYVVIRLFRKGAVRT encoded by the coding sequence ATGTCAATGTCACGGTCCACTTTTCGTCGAAATACTCACATGGCTATCAGCGTATCGCTTGCGTTATTTATGGTTCATAGCAATCAGGTTGGAATCGGCATAGCGGGTGTCCAACGCTTTATTTATGATAGGGTGCAGCAAGACGCCTGGATTTCGGTCATAATAGCAGGCATTATGACACATATAGCAGCATGGTTCATGCTGAAAATCTTAGCGAAATTCAAAGATATGGATTTGTATGACATTCATCAAACGGTATTTGGAAAATGGCCTGCACGTGTTCTTAATTTCATCTTTATCGTATATATCATGGGCTCTGCCTTAACGATCTTGAGAGGGTACATCGAGATTATTCAGTCATGGATGTTTCCAGGAGTGCCTTCTTGGGTATTAAATGCCTCCTTGCTTTGCCTAGCCATTTATGGAGTGACGGGTGGCATTCGGGTGCTGGCTGGCATTAGCTTTTTTTCTGTCGGGTTGACGGTTTGGCAGTTACTGCTCTTGGTTTACCCCATGCAATACGCCGATTTTCATTTATTGCAGCCAGTCTTTCATCATGATCTTGTAGAGCTTATGGACGGTGCGAAGAAGATGTCTTTTTCCATCATCGGATTTGAGATTATTTTGTTCATCTATCCGTTTGTGAAGGAAAAGGAAATGCTACCGCGATATGTACATGGTGGCCTGTTTATGACCACCTTCTTGTATGTGGCAGTCATGCTGGTTACACTCTTGTACTTTCAAGGGGAGCAGCTTCAGCATCTTATCTGGGCAACGCTAATGATGATGAAAATTGTAGAGTTTCCGTTTTTGGAGCGTTTTGAGTTTGTGTCGATCTCACTGTGGATGCTCATCATGCTGGATAATTTGCTGATGAACCTGTGGGTAGCCATGCGGGGGGTCCACCATATTAGTGGGGTCAAGGAGAGAATGGCCCTTATCGGGATTGTTGGTGTTATGTTTTTTGCTAGCAATTTTTTGGAAACACGCCAGTCGATTAATCTCATCACGGATATTTTCGGTGGAGTAGGTTTCTATATCATTTTTATTTATCCCATCGTGCTTTATGTAGTGATTCGGCTGTTTCGGAAGGGGGCGGTCCGAACATGA
- a CDS encoding ABC transporter permease, which produces MGALFVLPMLMIAILSFLKRGTYGQVVYEFTLNNYIRIFDPLYGQIFWDTLVVAVLTTVFSILCGYPLAYYISRLEKSTQQIWLLLVMIPFWINFLVRSYAWVIILRSQGVINTFLESLGIISEPLPLLYNSGSVLLGMVYTLMPFMVLPIYVSLEQMDRRKLEAAYDLGATPWKAFWHVTLPMTKTGVVTGSILVFVSSIGMFVVPDVMGGAKSALIGNVIQNQFLSARDWPFGSALSIVLMLLSMLLILLYFRATKASETKEGSA; this is translated from the coding sequence ATGGGTGCGCTTTTCGTTCTGCCTATGCTTATGATCGCCATACTGTCTTTCCTCAAAAGAGGCACGTACGGACAAGTTGTCTATGAGTTTACGCTGAACAATTACATCCGTATTTTCGATCCGCTGTATGGCCAAATTTTTTGGGATACGTTGGTCGTAGCGGTTTTGACAACTGTATTTTCGATTTTGTGCGGTTATCCGTTGGCGTATTACATTTCACGGCTGGAAAAATCGACTCAGCAAATATGGCTGTTGCTCGTGATGATTCCGTTTTGGATCAATTTCTTGGTCCGTTCCTATGCGTGGGTAATCATCCTGCGTTCGCAAGGCGTAATCAATACGTTCCTGGAGTCGCTGGGCATTATTTCGGAGCCGCTGCCGCTTCTGTACAATTCGGGTTCTGTTCTGCTCGGGATGGTGTACACGCTTATGCCGTTCATGGTACTGCCGATTTATGTGTCACTGGAGCAGATGGATCGCCGCAAGCTGGAAGCAGCGTATGATCTGGGTGCAACACCTTGGAAGGCTTTCTGGCATGTGACTTTGCCAATGACCAAGACAGGTGTCGTCACTGGATCGATTCTCGTATTTGTTTCTTCCATCGGGATGTTCGTCGTTCCGGATGTCATGGGAGGAGCGAAATCGGCTCTGATCGGAAACGTCATTCAAAATCAATTTTTGTCTGCCCGTGACTGGCCGTTTGGATCTGCCTTGTCCATCGTGCTGATGCTATTGTCCATGCTATTGATTCTTCTTTATTTCCGCGCTACCAAAGCGAGCGAGACAAAGGAGGGATCAGCATGA